One Acropora palmata chromosome 2, jaAcrPala1.3, whole genome shotgun sequence genomic window carries:
- the LOC141873592 gene encoding uncharacterized protein LOC141873592, translating into MRVSTVVFFISIAILLIAALAVDARGRGGGRSSGGRSRSSSRSRSSSGGSSSKPKISKYTPINPTSVRSPVIRSQTRLGSRTSSFSNVVAGYLVARYFLGNAPVYRSGYPMYRCYVKVPTERALRITYEEERLVTSTGHSCLSSSTTNETLIEGIDQNRTSLTTTITYKKSGKTNTIHGDEVSLGDINEQDFEIKTVAQYNVTIVEGTSCSRVEKTVKGTMITLYETNPNKASFLYANTALLVLFTIGVALRVL; encoded by the coding sequence ATGCGTGTATCTACAGTTGTATTTTTCATATCCATCGCTATTCTGTTGATAGCTGCGCTAGCGGTGGATGCCAGAGGTAGAGGCGGCGGGAGAAGCAGTGGAGGACGATCGCGCTCAAGCTCTAGAAGTAGATCGTCATCAGGTGGTTCGAGTTCCAAACCTAAAATCTCAAAGTACACACCTATAAATCCTACTTCTGTCCGCTCTCCTGTGATCCGCAGCCAAACCAGGCTTGGCTCACGAACAAGCTCGTTCAGTAATGTTGTTGCCGGCTATTTAGTGGCCCGCTACTTTCTTGGTAACGCTCCTGTGTATCGAAGCGGCTATCCGATGTACCGTTGTTATGTCAAAGTTCCAACGGAGCGAGCTCTGAGGATCACGTATGAGGAAGAGAGGTTGGTGACTTCAACCGGACACTCGTGCCTTTCGTCGTCAACGACCAACGAAACGCTGATTGAAGGCATCGATCAGAATCGCACTTCATTGACAACCACAATCACGTACAAGAAAAGCGGCAAAACCAACACAATCCACGGCGACGAGGTTTCTTTGGGAGACATTAATGAACAGGACTTCGAAATAAAAACTGTTGCGCAATACAATGTTACGATTGTAGAAGGAACATCATGTAGTCGAGTTGAGAAGACTGTTAAAGGCACCATGATAACTCTTTACGAAACTAACCCAAACAAGGCAAGCTTTCTTTATGCTAATACagctttgcttgttttgttcaCAATAGGAGTTGCACTACGCGTTTTGTAG